Part of the Schaalia odontolytica genome is shown below.
CCGACGCGCCGACGATCGAGTCGCTGGTTGACCTGCTCAACGCCGAGCATCCGCGCGAAGACCGCCCGTGGCAGGCGGCCGATACTCTTAAGAACGTGGTGCTCACGCTGACCCACCCCGACGGTAAGCGCGAGATTCTTGTCGTGGGTATCCCCGGGGATCGCGACATTGACATGAAACGGCTCGAGGCCTCCGTCGCCCCGGCCGAGGTTGACATGGCCACCGACAGTGACTTCGCGGGGCACCCCGAGCTTGTCCGCGGCTACATCGGCCCCCAGGTGCTGGGGCCGAACTCCCCAGCGCGCACGGTGGATTCAGAAGGAAACACCAGCGGTAGCGTGCGCTATCTCGTGGACCCGCGAGTGGTCGAGGGAACCGTGTGGGTGACCGGTGCGAACGCCGACAAGCGCCACGTCCTGAACCTGGTGATGGGCCGCGACTTCGCAGCCGACGGCACGATCGAGGCCGCCGAGGTCCGCGAGGGCGATCCGGCCCCCGACGGATCGGGTCCCCTCCACCTCGAGCGTGGCATCGAGATCGGCCACATCTTCCAGCTCGGACGCAAGTACGCGCAGGCCCTGGGGCTGACGGTGCTGGACGAGTGTGGCAAGACGCAGGTGGTGACGATGGGCTCCTATGGCATCGGTGTCACCCGCGTGATGGCGGCCCTCGCGGAGGCCAACTGCGACGAGCGCGGCCTGAGCTGGCCCGCCCAGATTGCCCCCTTCGACGTGCACGTTCTCGCCACCGGCAAGGGGGAGGAGGTGTTCGCTACCGCCGCGTCTCTGGGGGATGAGCTCGACGTAGCGGGACTGGATGTCCTCGTCGATGATCGGCGCAAGGTGAGCGCCGGGGTGAAGTTCAAGGACTTCGAGCTGGTGGGCATTCCCTTCGGCCTCGTGGTCGGACGGTCCCTGGCCGACGGAAAGGTCGAGATTCGCGTGCGGGCCACGGGTGAGACGATCGTCGTGCCGGTCGAGGAAGCCGCCGCGCGACTGCGCGAGCTCCACGGCGCGGCCGTGAAGGG
Proteins encoded:
- a CDS encoding proline--tRNA ligase; its protein translation is MLRNLSTFFLRTLREDPADAEVNSHKLLVRAGYIRRTAPGIYTWLPLGLRTLRKIEDIVREEMDAMGAQEVHFPGLIPAEPYKATNRWEEYGPTLFKLEDRKGGDYLLAPTHEEMFTLLVKDMFSSYKDLPTTLYQIQTKYRDEARPRAGLIRGREFVMKDAYSFDVTEAGLDASYQAERDTYERIFTRLGLRYVIVSAMSGAMGGSRSEEFLHPSPIGEDTFVASPGGYAANAEAVTTVAPDAVDASGVPSPLEVPTPDAPTIESLVDLLNAEHPREDRPWQAADTLKNVVLTLTHPDGKREILVVGIPGDRDIDMKRLEASVAPAEVDMATDSDFAGHPELVRGYIGPQVLGPNSPARTVDSEGNTSGSVRYLVDPRVVEGTVWVTGANADKRHVLNLVMGRDFAADGTIEAAEVREGDPAPDGSGPLHLERGIEIGHIFQLGRKYAQALGLTVLDECGKTQVVTMGSYGIGVTRVMAALAEANCDERGLSWPAQIAPFDVHVLATGKGEEVFATAASLGDELDVAGLDVLVDDRRKVSAGVKFKDFELVGIPFGLVVGRSLADGKVEIRVRATGETIVVPVEEAAARLRELHGAAVKGE